The following are encoded in a window of Flavobacterium cupriresistens genomic DNA:
- a CDS encoding 4-hydroxy-tetrahydrodipicolinate reductase — translation MKVGLIGFGKTGKAVASVILQNKKFSLSWVMKRSQTLENRTAAEYLGIDSEETGKIYSTASTSITELLDNQPVDVIIDFSSNSGIYAYGEAASERKIKIISAISHYTNKEKDYLKSLSNLTTVFWSPNITLGVNYLLFASKFLKKIAPWVDIEIIEEHFKGKDGISGTAIKIAEALDLEKEDINSVRAGGIVGKHEVVFGFPFQTVRLVHESISREAFGSGVIFVAENLVDKKEGLFNFEDILSPYFAV, via the coding sequence ATGAAAGTAGGTCTAATTGGATTCGGAAAAACAGGAAAAGCGGTAGCATCGGTAATTTTGCAAAACAAAAAATTCTCTCTTTCATGGGTTATGAAAAGGAGCCAAACGCTCGAAAACAGAACTGCCGCAGAATACCTCGGAATTGACTCGGAGGAAACAGGGAAAATATACTCAACAGCATCAACTTCTATTACTGAACTACTCGATAATCAGCCCGTTGATGTTATAATTGATTTTTCATCCAACTCCGGGATCTATGCGTACGGAGAGGCTGCAAGTGAGCGAAAAATAAAAATTATTTCAGCAATATCTCATTACACCAATAAGGAGAAAGACTATCTAAAATCGCTTTCCAACCTTACAACCGTCTTTTGGAGTCCAAATATTACCTTGGGGGTAAATTATTTGCTTTTTGCCTCCAAATTTTTAAAGAAAATCGCTCCTTGGGTTGACATTGAAATCATCGAAGAACATTTTAAAGGTAAAGACGGCATCTCAGGAACCGCCATAAAAATTGCCGAAGCACTTGATCTCGAAAAAGAAGACATTAACTCGGTTCGTGCAGGTGGAATAGTAGGCAAACATGAAGTTGTGTTTGGATTTCCGTTTCAGACCGTAAGACTTGTACATGAAAGTATTTCACGCGAAGCTTTTGGAAGCGGTGTCATATTTGTAGCCGAAAATCTGGTAGATAAAAAGGAAGGTCTGTTTAATTTTGAGGATATACTTTCACCTTATTTTGCGGTATAA
- a CDS encoding isopenicillin N synthase family dioxygenase has translation MQNIPSVDLRDFLSDDPKRKQKFVNEIGSAFENIGFVALKGHFLDDQLVDELYGEIRKFFALPVETKHNYEIPGIGGQRGYVSFGKEHAKGRKEGDLKEFWHFGQYVDQDSKYASEYPDNVEVKELPRFNVVGKEAYQMLEKTGVYVLRALALHLGLDEFYFDQYAKDGNSILRPIHYPPITTEPENAIRAAAHGDINLITLLMGAQGKGLQVQNHDGEWIDAIAEDDQLVINVGDMLSRHTNNKLKSTIHQVVNPPRELWGTSRFSIPFFMHPVSDMRLDCLENCIDAENPKKFEDITAGDYLYERLVDLGLIKK, from the coding sequence ATGCAAAACATTCCTAGTGTAGACTTACGTGATTTCCTTTCGGACGACCCGAAACGTAAACAAAAATTTGTAAATGAAATCGGCAGTGCATTTGAAAACATTGGCTTCGTAGCCCTAAAAGGTCATTTTCTTGATGATCAGTTGGTAGACGAACTTTATGGCGAAATTCGAAAATTTTTCGCCTTACCAGTAGAAACTAAGCATAATTATGAAATTCCCGGAATTGGCGGACAAAGAGGTTATGTTTCTTTTGGAAAAGAGCATGCTAAAGGACGTAAAGAGGGAGATTTAAAAGAATTTTGGCACTTTGGTCAGTATGTTGACCAAGATTCCAAATACGCTTCGGAATATCCGGACAATGTAGAAGTAAAAGAATTACCACGTTTTAATGTTGTGGGTAAAGAAGCGTACCAAATGCTTGAGAAAACAGGTGTTTATGTATTGAGAGCGCTGGCTTTGCATTTAGGTTTAGATGAATTTTATTTTGATCAGTATGCAAAAGACGGAAATTCAATCTTAAGACCTATTCATTATCCACCAATTACTACTGAGCCTGAAAATGCTATTCGTGCTGCAGCTCATGGTGATATCAACCTGATTACCCTTTTGATGGGGGCTCAGGGAAAAGGATTACAAGTTCAAAATCACGATGGCGAATGGATTGATGCTATCGCTGAAGACGATCAATTGGTAATCAATGTTGGAGATATGTTGTCAAGACACACCAATAACAAATTAAAATCAACGATTCATCAAGTGGTAAATCCACCGAGAGAATTATGGGGAACTTCTCGTTTTTCAATTCCGTTTTTTATGCATCCTGTAAGCGATATGCGTCTGGATTGTTTAGAAAACTGTATTGATGCAGAGAATCCTAAGAAATTTGAAGACATTACAGCAGGTGATTATCTGTATGAACGTCTGGTAGATTTAGGTTTAATAAAAAAATAA